From Megalobrama amblycephala isolate DHTTF-2021 linkage group LG24, ASM1881202v1, whole genome shotgun sequence, the proteins below share one genomic window:
- the rnd1a gene encoding rho family GTPase 1a, whose amino-acid sequence MKERRISQPLVMRCKLVLVGDVQCGKTAMLQVLAKDCYPETYVPTVFENYTAGLELEEQRVELSLWDTSGSPYYDNVRPLCYSDADAVLLCFDISRPDTVESSLKKWKAEIMDFCPSTRIILVGCKTDLRTDVCTLMELSNQRLTPISHEQGTLLAKQVGAEVYLECSAFTSEKSIHSVFRSAALTCLNKLQPPIKQSPTRRLSKRLLHLPSKAELLTSSFSKERTKSCCIM is encoded by the exons ATGAAGGAGAGAAGAATCAGCCAGCCTTTGGTAATGCGTTGTAAACTGGTTTTAGTTGGAGACGTGCAGTGCGGGAAAACTGCAATGTTGCAAGTCTTGGCCAAAGACTGTTATCCTGAG ACATACGTCCCAACAGTGTTTGAAAACTACACTGCTGGACTGGAATTAGAGGAGCAGCGCGTGGAGCTTAGTTTATGGGACACGTCAG GTTCACCATATTATGATAACGTCAGGCCTCTCTGCTACAGTGATGCAGACGCTGTTCTGCTCTGCTTTGATATAAGTCGCCCTGACACCGTCGAAAGCTCTCTGAAAAAG TGGAAAGCCGAAATCATGGATTTCTGCCCCAGTACTCGAATAATCCTAGTCGGCTGCAAGACAGACCTGCGTACAGATGTTTGCACACTGATGGAGCTGTCCAATCAGAGACTGACGCCCATCTCCCATGAGCAG GGCACCTTGTTGGCGAAGCAGGTAGGAGCGGAGGTGTACCTGGAGTGCTCTGCATTCACATCGGAGAAGAGCATTCACAGCGTGTTCCGCTCAGCAGCACTCACATGCCTCAACAAACTACAGCCCCCCATAAAGCAAAGCCCCACCCGCCGGCTCTCTAAACGCCTCCTTCACCTGCCCAGCAAGGCAGAGCTCCTGACCTCCTCCTTCAGCAAGGAGAGAACCAAGAGCTGTTGCATCATGTGA